In Musa acuminata AAA Group cultivar baxijiao chromosome BXJ2-8, Cavendish_Baxijiao_AAA, whole genome shotgun sequence, one genomic interval encodes:
- the LOC135619974 gene encoding uncharacterized protein LOC135619974, with translation MWRLGGRRIRTPRRPAVGLRPASTAAAAAAVSSCRAVVLPRFGGPDVLEVRPAVSVPDLKPRDVLVRARAVSINPLDLRMRSGYGRSIFEPLLPLILGRDVSGEVAAAGASVSSLVVGQEVFGALHPTAVRGTYADYVVLSEDELTPKPPSVTHVEASAIPFAALTAWRALKSTAQITNGQRLLVLGGGGAVGLAAIQLAVAAGCSVSATCGSQSIERVLAVGAEQAIDYTAEDIEVAIKGQFDAVLDTIGIPETERTGINLLKKGGHYMTLQGETASLADNYGLVIGIPAATAILLKKQLQYRYSHGIEYWWTYMRADAEGLDEIRRLSGAGKLKIPVEKTFSIAEVRKAHEMKDKRIIPGKVVLEVN, from the exons ATGTGGCGGCTGGGCGGTCGCCGGATCCGCACGCCGCGTAGGCCGGCGGTGGGGCTCAGGCCCGCTTCCACGGCGGCTGCGGCCGCGGCGGTTTCTTCGTGCAGGGCCGTGGTCTTGCCGCGGTTCGGCGGGCCCGACGTCCTCGAGGTGCGTCCGGCCGTCAGCGTCCCCGATCTGAAGCCGCGCGATGTGCTCGTCCGTGCCCGCGCCGTCTCCATCAATCCCTTGGATTTGCGG ATGCGATCCGGTTATGGCCGTTCTATTTTCGAGCCACTCTTGCCACTGATTCTTGGCCGTGATGTTAGCGGTGAAGTTGCAGCTGCTGGGGCCTCGGTTTCTTCACTTGTTGTTGGTCAAGAAGTTTTCGGTGCGCTGCATCCAACCGCTGTTAGAGGTACTTATGCAGATTATGTCGTTCTCTCGGAAGATGAGCTGACGCCAAAACCGCCTTCAGTAACACATGTG GAGGCAAGTGCTATCCCATTTGCTGCCTTGACAGCATGGCGTGCTTTAAAAAGTACGGCTCAAATAACTAATGG TCAAAGATTGTTAGTACTAGGTGGGGGAGGAGCTGTTGGACTTGCTGCAATTCAGCTTGCTGTTGCTGCAGGGTGCAGTGTATCAGCTACATGTGGAAGCCAAAGTATTGAACGAGTTTTGGCAGTTGGTGCTGAACAAGCCATTGATTATACTGCTGAG GACATAGAGGTTGCAATTAAAGGACAATTTGATGCTGTTCTTGACACTATAGGCATACCTGAAACTGAGAGAACTGGCATCAATCTTCTGAAGAAAGGTGGACACTATATGACGCTACAG GGAGAAACAGCTTCTTTAGCTGATAACTACGGGTTAGTGATTGGTATTCCTGCTGCCACAGCTATTTTGCTAAAGAAGCAACTTCAGTATCGATATTCTCATGGAATAG AATACTGGTGGACATACATGAGGGCTGATGCTGAGGGTTTAGACGAGATCCGCAGGTTATCAGGAGCTGGGAAGCTGAAGATACCGGTGGAGAAGACATTTTCCATTGCCGAAGTTAGAAAAGCTCATgagatgaaggataaaagaattaTACCTGGCAAGGTGGTTTTGGAAGTCAACTGA